In a genomic window of Wyeomyia smithii strain HCP4-BCI-WySm-NY-G18 chromosome 1, ASM2978416v1, whole genome shotgun sequence:
- the LOC129734043 gene encoding thioredoxin reductase 1, mitochondrial isoform X2 codes for MTLLVTRRFGNLINVPLTRFIATHTRLLSKENFEYDLVVIGGGSGGLACAKEAIQFGAKVAVLDFVKPSPRGTKWGLGGTCVNVGCIPKKLMHQAALLGEAIHDSQPYGWKFTEPESVKHDWATLTESVQNHIKSVNWVTRVDLRDKKVEYVNGFGYFKDAHNLVAVMKNQTERVLNTKYVVIATGGRPRYPDIPGAVEYGVTSDDIFSLPQEPGKTLVVGAGYIGLECAGFLKGLGYDATVMVRSILLRGFDQQMANMVGDAMVEKGINFLHKTQPKSVEKQADGRLLVHYASDDGTEGSDVYDTVLFAIGRTACTLDLKLDQAGVVTAEGGKSDKLEVDSFEKTNVDNIFAVGDVLYKRPELTPVAIHAGRLLARRLFNNQTDVMDYADVATTVFSPLEYGCVGMSEEAAEEKFGKDKVEVYHAYYKPTEFFVPQRSVRYCYLKAVALLEGDQKVLGLHFLGPAAGEVIQGFAAALKSGLTMKILKNTVGIHPTVAEEFTRLLITKSSGLDPTPATCCS; via the exons ATGACACTTCTGGTGACTCGGCGATTTGGGAACCTTATAAATGTGCCCCTAACGAGGTTCATTGCAACGCACACCAGATTGCTATCAA AAGAAAACTTCGAGTATGACTTGGTGGTCATTGGCGGTGGTTCCGGTGGATTGGCCTGCGCTAAGGAAGCTATCCAGTTCGGAGCTAAGGTTGCGGTGTTGGACTTCGTCAAACCTTCGCCCCGCGGCACGAAATGGGGTCTCGGTGGAACGTGTGTTAACGTAGGTTGCATTCCGAAGAAACTGATGCATCAAGCGGCGCTGCTCGGGGAGGCAATTCAT GACTCGCAACCCTATGGGTGGAAGTTTACCGAGCCGGAATCAGTCAAACACGATTGGGCTACGCTAACCGAATCCGTACAGAATCACATCAAATCGGTCAACTGGGttaccagagttgatctgcgggATAAGAAGGTGGAGTACGTGAATGGTTTCGGTTATTTCAAGGATGCCCACAATTTAGTGGCCGTGATGAAAAATCAAACGGAACGGGTGCTGAATACGAAATATGTGGTTATTGCCACTGGCGGTCGTCCACGGTATCCGGATATACCAGGAGCAGTAGAGTACGGTGTCACCAGTGATGATATATTTAGCTTACCGCAGGAACCGGGCAAGACGCTTGTCGTGGGTGCTGGATATATTGGATTGGAGTGCGCAGGTTTTTTGAAAGGATTGGGTTATGATGCCACCGTGATGGTTCGTTCTATTTTGTTAAGAGGATTCGATCAACAGATGGCCAATATGGTTGGTGACGCAATGGTGGAGAAAGGAATTAATTTTCTACATAAAACACAACCTAAGTCAGTCGAAAAGCAAGCCGATGGTCGATTGCTAGTGCATTATGCTTCCGATGATGGCACGGAAGGGTCCGATGTGTACGATACGGTTCTATTTGCCATTGGTCGTACTGCTTGTACTCTGGATTTGAAGCTGGATCAAGCTGGTGTCGTAACGGCGGAAGGTGGAAAGTCCGACAAACTGGAAGTTGATAGCTTTGAAAAAACTAACGTCGACAACATTTTTGCCGTCGGTGATGTACTGTACAAAAGACCAGAGCTGACCCCGGTAGCCATTCACGCAGGTCGACTGTTGGCACGGCGGTTGTTCAACAATCAAACCGATGTTATGGATTACGCGGACGTTGCGACCACCGTTTTCTCTCCACTCGAATATGGCTGCGTGGGAATGAGCGAAGAAGCTGCCGAGGAAAAATTCGGCAAGGACAAGGTGGAAGTGTATCATGCCTACTACAAACCAACGGAGTTCTTCGTTCCCCAGCGCAGTGTTCGGTACTGCTATTTGAAAGCCGTCGCTCTTCTGGAGGGTGACCAGAAGGTTTTGGGACTCCACTTTCTCGGACCAGCTGCCGGTGAGGTAATTCAGGGTTTCGCGGCCGCTCTTAAATCTGGCCTTACGATGAAAATCCTCAAGAACACCGTCGGAATTCATCCCACAGTGGCCGAAGAGTTCACCCGGTTGTTGATCACCAAGAGCTCAGGACTGGATCCTACCCCGGCCACATGCTGCAGCTAA
- the LOC129734049 gene encoding C-factor isoform X1, with the protein MNSVLITGCNRGLGLGLIQSFLKLPAPPRHLIATCRNIQQAEELNSLAQQHPNLHVLQIDLKDIEKYDQFVAQVESIVQDNGLNVLLNNAGISPKSTRLGFVKSDDLVDTFVTNTVAPIMLTKALVPLLKKAAEVNPAVPIGPQKACIVNMSSILGSVGANTDGGLYAYRTSKSALNAATKSMSIDLKPNRIMAVALHPGWVRTDMGGSKAPLSVEQSCIKMVQTILQLNENHSGKFIQYDGKELVW; encoded by the exons ATGAATTCAGTTCTGATCACCGGCTGTAATCGCGGTCTTGGGCTGGGATTAATTCAAAGCTTTCTCAAACTTCCCGCACCACCGCGGCATTTAATCGCAACCTGCCGCAACATTCAACAAGCCGAG GAGCTCAATTCACTTGCACAGCAACATCCCAACCTACATGTGCTGCAAATCG ATTTGAAGGACATCGAAAAGTATGACCAATTCGTGGCCCAGGTGGAATCAATTGTACAAGATAACGGCTTGAACGTGTTGCTGAACAATGCCGGCATATCGCCCAAATCAACGCGCCTTGGCTTCGTCAAAAGTGACGATCTCGTAGACACGTTCGTGACCAACACCGTTGCTCCGATTATGCTTACAAAG GCTTTGGTTCCTCTGCTGAAAAAGGCTGCTGAAGTGAACCCGGCCGTACCTATTGGACCTCAGAAGGCTTGCATCGTTAATATGAGCTCTATTCTTGGTTCGGTTGGGGCCAACACGGATGGTGGATTGTACGCTTATCGAACATCGAAGTCGGCACTCAATGCCGCCACCAAATCGATGAGTATCGATTTGAAACCGAACCGAATCATGGCGGTTGCACTGCACCCGGGCTGGGTGCGAACCGATATGGGTGGATCGAAGGCCCCATTGTCTGTGGAGCAGAGTTGCATCAAAATGGTACAAACCATACTGCAGCTGAACGAAAATCACAGCGGAAAGTTTATACAATACGATGGGAAGGAACTTGTTTGGTAG
- the LOC129734049 gene encoding C-factor isoform X2 produces the protein MARKQIPFVLYGLVFQHFCTTMFHTYVHTLELNSLAQQHPNLHVLQIDLKDIEKYDQFVAQVESIVQDNGLNVLLNNAGISPKSTRLGFVKSDDLVDTFVTNTVAPIMLTKALVPLLKKAAEVNPAVPIGPQKACIVNMSSILGSVGANTDGGLYAYRTSKSALNAATKSMSIDLKPNRIMAVALHPGWVRTDMGGSKAPLSVEQSCIKMVQTILQLNENHSGKFIQYDGKELVW, from the exons ATGGCAAGGAAACAAATACCGTTTGTTTTATACGGTTTGGTTTTCCAACATTTCTGCACTACTATGTTCCATACATACGTTCACACATTG GAGCTCAATTCACTTGCACAGCAACATCCCAACCTACATGTGCTGCAAATCG ATTTGAAGGACATCGAAAAGTATGACCAATTCGTGGCCCAGGTGGAATCAATTGTACAAGATAACGGCTTGAACGTGTTGCTGAACAATGCCGGCATATCGCCCAAATCAACGCGCCTTGGCTTCGTCAAAAGTGACGATCTCGTAGACACGTTCGTGACCAACACCGTTGCTCCGATTATGCTTACAAAG GCTTTGGTTCCTCTGCTGAAAAAGGCTGCTGAAGTGAACCCGGCCGTACCTATTGGACCTCAGAAGGCTTGCATCGTTAATATGAGCTCTATTCTTGGTTCGGTTGGGGCCAACACGGATGGTGGATTGTACGCTTATCGAACATCGAAGTCGGCACTCAATGCCGCCACCAAATCGATGAGTATCGATTTGAAACCGAACCGAATCATGGCGGTTGCACTGCACCCGGGCTGGGTGCGAACCGATATGGGTGGATCGAAGGCCCCATTGTCTGTGGAGCAGAGTTGCATCAAAATGGTACAAACCATACTGCAGCTGAACGAAAATCACAGCGGAAAGTTTATACAATACGATGGGAAGGAACTTGTTTGGTAG
- the LOC129734043 gene encoding thioredoxin reductase 1, mitochondrial isoform X3 produces the protein MSSLITFQHILLSLSNMYLPNHQTYIGEENFEYDLVVIGGGSGGLACAKEAIQFGAKVAVLDFVKPSPRGTKWGLGGTCVNVGCIPKKLMHQAALLGEAIHDSQPYGWKFTEPESVKHDWATLTESVQNHIKSVNWVTRVDLRDKKVEYVNGFGYFKDAHNLVAVMKNQTERVLNTKYVVIATGGRPRYPDIPGAVEYGVTSDDIFSLPQEPGKTLVVGAGYIGLECAGFLKGLGYDATVMVRSILLRGFDQQMANMVGDAMVEKGINFLHKTQPKSVEKQADGRLLVHYASDDGTEGSDVYDTVLFAIGRTACTLDLKLDQAGVVTAEGGKSDKLEVDSFEKTNVDNIFAVGDVLYKRPELTPVAIHAGRLLARRLFNNQTDVMDYADVATTVFSPLEYGCVGMSEEAAEEKFGKDKVEVYHAYYKPTEFFVPQRSVRYCYLKAVALLEGDQKVLGLHFLGPAAGEVIQGFAAALKSGLTMKILKNTVGIHPTVAEEFTRLLITKSSGLDPTPATCCS, from the exons ATGAGCTCTTTAATAACATTCCAACACATATTGTTGTCCCTTTCCAATATGTACCTTCCAAATCATCAGACATACATAGGAG AAGAAAACTTCGAGTATGACTTGGTGGTCATTGGCGGTGGTTCCGGTGGATTGGCCTGCGCTAAGGAAGCTATCCAGTTCGGAGCTAAGGTTGCGGTGTTGGACTTCGTCAAACCTTCGCCCCGCGGCACGAAATGGGGTCTCGGTGGAACGTGTGTTAACGTAGGTTGCATTCCGAAGAAACTGATGCATCAAGCGGCGCTGCTCGGGGAGGCAATTCAT GACTCGCAACCCTATGGGTGGAAGTTTACCGAGCCGGAATCAGTCAAACACGATTGGGCTACGCTAACCGAATCCGTACAGAATCACATCAAATCGGTCAACTGGGttaccagagttgatctgcgggATAAGAAGGTGGAGTACGTGAATGGTTTCGGTTATTTCAAGGATGCCCACAATTTAGTGGCCGTGATGAAAAATCAAACGGAACGGGTGCTGAATACGAAATATGTGGTTATTGCCACTGGCGGTCGTCCACGGTATCCGGATATACCAGGAGCAGTAGAGTACGGTGTCACCAGTGATGATATATTTAGCTTACCGCAGGAACCGGGCAAGACGCTTGTCGTGGGTGCTGGATATATTGGATTGGAGTGCGCAGGTTTTTTGAAAGGATTGGGTTATGATGCCACCGTGATGGTTCGTTCTATTTTGTTAAGAGGATTCGATCAACAGATGGCCAATATGGTTGGTGACGCAATGGTGGAGAAAGGAATTAATTTTCTACATAAAACACAACCTAAGTCAGTCGAAAAGCAAGCCGATGGTCGATTGCTAGTGCATTATGCTTCCGATGATGGCACGGAAGGGTCCGATGTGTACGATACGGTTCTATTTGCCATTGGTCGTACTGCTTGTACTCTGGATTTGAAGCTGGATCAAGCTGGTGTCGTAACGGCGGAAGGTGGAAAGTCCGACAAACTGGAAGTTGATAGCTTTGAAAAAACTAACGTCGACAACATTTTTGCCGTCGGTGATGTACTGTACAAAAGACCAGAGCTGACCCCGGTAGCCATTCACGCAGGTCGACTGTTGGCACGGCGGTTGTTCAACAATCAAACCGATGTTATGGATTACGCGGACGTTGCGACCACCGTTTTCTCTCCACTCGAATATGGCTGCGTGGGAATGAGCGAAGAAGCTGCCGAGGAAAAATTCGGCAAGGACAAGGTGGAAGTGTATCATGCCTACTACAAACCAACGGAGTTCTTCGTTCCCCAGCGCAGTGTTCGGTACTGCTATTTGAAAGCCGTCGCTCTTCTGGAGGGTGACCAGAAGGTTTTGGGACTCCACTTTCTCGGACCAGCTGCCGGTGAGGTAATTCAGGGTTTCGCGGCCGCTCTTAAATCTGGCCTTACGATGAAAATCCTCAAGAACACCGTCGGAATTCATCCCACAGTGGCCGAAGAGTTCACCCGGTTGTTGATCACCAAGAGCTCAGGACTGGATCCTACCCCGGCCACATGCTGCAGCTAA
- the LOC129734043 gene encoding thioredoxin reductase 1, mitochondrial isoform X1, producing the protein MVFFCCASNVLYKQKRSMYFEKQHLPMGFKTEENFEYDLVVIGGGSGGLACAKEAIQFGAKVAVLDFVKPSPRGTKWGLGGTCVNVGCIPKKLMHQAALLGEAIHDSQPYGWKFTEPESVKHDWATLTESVQNHIKSVNWVTRVDLRDKKVEYVNGFGYFKDAHNLVAVMKNQTERVLNTKYVVIATGGRPRYPDIPGAVEYGVTSDDIFSLPQEPGKTLVVGAGYIGLECAGFLKGLGYDATVMVRSILLRGFDQQMANMVGDAMVEKGINFLHKTQPKSVEKQADGRLLVHYASDDGTEGSDVYDTVLFAIGRTACTLDLKLDQAGVVTAEGGKSDKLEVDSFEKTNVDNIFAVGDVLYKRPELTPVAIHAGRLLARRLFNNQTDVMDYADVATTVFSPLEYGCVGMSEEAAEEKFGKDKVEVYHAYYKPTEFFVPQRSVRYCYLKAVALLEGDQKVLGLHFLGPAAGEVIQGFAAALKSGLTMKILKNTVGIHPTVAEEFTRLLITKSSGLDPTPATCCS; encoded by the exons ATGGTCTTTTTCTGCTGCGCGAGTAATGTTCTATATAAGCAAAAACGCTCGATGTACTTCGAAAAACAACATTTGCCGATGGGTTTCAAAACAG AAGAAAACTTCGAGTATGACTTGGTGGTCATTGGCGGTGGTTCCGGTGGATTGGCCTGCGCTAAGGAAGCTATCCAGTTCGGAGCTAAGGTTGCGGTGTTGGACTTCGTCAAACCTTCGCCCCGCGGCACGAAATGGGGTCTCGGTGGAACGTGTGTTAACGTAGGTTGCATTCCGAAGAAACTGATGCATCAAGCGGCGCTGCTCGGGGAGGCAATTCAT GACTCGCAACCCTATGGGTGGAAGTTTACCGAGCCGGAATCAGTCAAACACGATTGGGCTACGCTAACCGAATCCGTACAGAATCACATCAAATCGGTCAACTGGGttaccagagttgatctgcgggATAAGAAGGTGGAGTACGTGAATGGTTTCGGTTATTTCAAGGATGCCCACAATTTAGTGGCCGTGATGAAAAATCAAACGGAACGGGTGCTGAATACGAAATATGTGGTTATTGCCACTGGCGGTCGTCCACGGTATCCGGATATACCAGGAGCAGTAGAGTACGGTGTCACCAGTGATGATATATTTAGCTTACCGCAGGAACCGGGCAAGACGCTTGTCGTGGGTGCTGGATATATTGGATTGGAGTGCGCAGGTTTTTTGAAAGGATTGGGTTATGATGCCACCGTGATGGTTCGTTCTATTTTGTTAAGAGGATTCGATCAACAGATGGCCAATATGGTTGGTGACGCAATGGTGGAGAAAGGAATTAATTTTCTACATAAAACACAACCTAAGTCAGTCGAAAAGCAAGCCGATGGTCGATTGCTAGTGCATTATGCTTCCGATGATGGCACGGAAGGGTCCGATGTGTACGATACGGTTCTATTTGCCATTGGTCGTACTGCTTGTACTCTGGATTTGAAGCTGGATCAAGCTGGTGTCGTAACGGCGGAAGGTGGAAAGTCCGACAAACTGGAAGTTGATAGCTTTGAAAAAACTAACGTCGACAACATTTTTGCCGTCGGTGATGTACTGTACAAAAGACCAGAGCTGACCCCGGTAGCCATTCACGCAGGTCGACTGTTGGCACGGCGGTTGTTCAACAATCAAACCGATGTTATGGATTACGCGGACGTTGCGACCACCGTTTTCTCTCCACTCGAATATGGCTGCGTGGGAATGAGCGAAGAAGCTGCCGAGGAAAAATTCGGCAAGGACAAGGTGGAAGTGTATCATGCCTACTACAAACCAACGGAGTTCTTCGTTCCCCAGCGCAGTGTTCGGTACTGCTATTTGAAAGCCGTCGCTCTTCTGGAGGGTGACCAGAAGGTTTTGGGACTCCACTTTCTCGGACCAGCTGCCGGTGAGGTAATTCAGGGTTTCGCGGCCGCTCTTAAATCTGGCCTTACGATGAAAATCCTCAAGAACACCGTCGGAATTCATCCCACAGTGGCCGAAGAGTTCACCCGGTTGTTGATCACCAAGAGCTCAGGACTGGATCCTACCCCGGCCACATGCTGCAGCTAA
- the LOC129734048 gene encoding uncharacterized protein LOC129734048: MNTRVTAAAPDESCFFWRNGGKEKGPHTGLICNRIRNIIRQLPAEHHKYNRGQISHIECVSTELVGRAQLLKVLDASASEADQICKEMELCFPLYKLLLKEKKSGTEILEVFPHLQSYDGLLIKQFYERPEGLKLEDVLSQGLALAPTRFTTVEDDHIRGCLRIMSQLPIRGQKRTVAGISTINEEHVASVLVRWIGTCLETYTFSPETNCSLHMVCAASQMKKGKYAIISDRKVIAESQFRSGSGHFFSNATKPTNLEMFHDFLACTVYKTISHSQRTSVNRLVQTFIEISRARCRNS, from the exons ATGAACACTCGAGTAACTGCTGCTGCACCTGATGAG TCTTGCTTTTTCTGGCGTAATGGGGGCAAAGAAAAAGGACCGCACACCGGATTAATTTGTAACCGAATTCGAAATATAATTCGCCAACTACCAGCAGAACATCATAAGTACAACCGAGGTCAGATATCACACATTGAATGTGTTTCAACTGAGCTCGTAGGGCGCGCACAGCTTCTCAAAGTGCTGGATGCATCAGCTTCTGAAGCTGACCAAATCTGCAAAGAAATGGAACTCTGTTTTCCACTTTACAAATTGTTGTTAAAAGAGAAGAAATCCGGCACAGAAATCCTCGAAGTATTTCCGCACTTGCAGTCATACGACGGATTGTTG ATTAAGCAGTTTTATGAACGACCTGAAGGCCTTAAATTAGAGGATGTCCTATCCCAGGGTTTGGCACTTGCACCAACAAGGTTCACAACCGTAGAAGACG ATCACATACGTGGTTGTCTTCGGATCATGTCACAATTACCGATAAGAGGACAAAAAAGAACAGTGGCTGGGATATCAACAATTAATGAGGAGCATGTGGCATCAGTTTTAGTACGATGGATTGGG acatGTTTGGAGACATACACGTTTTCCCCAGAAACAAATTGCTCTCTTCATATGGTGTGTGCTGCAAGCCAAATGAAAAAGGGGAAATACGCCATTATTTCCGATAGGAAAGTAATAGCGGAATCTCAATTCCGTTCAGGCTctggacattttttttcaaatgccaCAAAACCAACAAATTTAGAAATGTTTCACGATTTTCTGGCTTGTACGGTATACAAAACTATTTCGCATAGCCAACGCACATCAGTGAACAGATTGGTCCAAACGTTCATTGAAATATCCAGAGCACGTTGCCGTAACTCGTAA
- the LOC129734043 gene encoding thioredoxin reductase 1, mitochondrial isoform X5, translating into MSRLKQENFEYDLVVIGGGSGGLACAKEAIQFGAKVAVLDFVKPSPRGTKWGLGGTCVNVGCIPKKLMHQAALLGEAIHDSQPYGWKFTEPESVKHDWATLTESVQNHIKSVNWVTRVDLRDKKVEYVNGFGYFKDAHNLVAVMKNQTERVLNTKYVVIATGGRPRYPDIPGAVEYGVTSDDIFSLPQEPGKTLVVGAGYIGLECAGFLKGLGYDATVMVRSILLRGFDQQMANMVGDAMVEKGINFLHKTQPKSVEKQADGRLLVHYASDDGTEGSDVYDTVLFAIGRTACTLDLKLDQAGVVTAEGGKSDKLEVDSFEKTNVDNIFAVGDVLYKRPELTPVAIHAGRLLARRLFNNQTDVMDYADVATTVFSPLEYGCVGMSEEAAEEKFGKDKVEVYHAYYKPTEFFVPQRSVRYCYLKAVALLEGDQKVLGLHFLGPAAGEVIQGFAAALKSGLTMKILKNTVGIHPTVAEEFTRLLITKSSGLDPTPATCCS; encoded by the exons ATGAGTAGATTAAAGC AAGAAAACTTCGAGTATGACTTGGTGGTCATTGGCGGTGGTTCCGGTGGATTGGCCTGCGCTAAGGAAGCTATCCAGTTCGGAGCTAAGGTTGCGGTGTTGGACTTCGTCAAACCTTCGCCCCGCGGCACGAAATGGGGTCTCGGTGGAACGTGTGTTAACGTAGGTTGCATTCCGAAGAAACTGATGCATCAAGCGGCGCTGCTCGGGGAGGCAATTCAT GACTCGCAACCCTATGGGTGGAAGTTTACCGAGCCGGAATCAGTCAAACACGATTGGGCTACGCTAACCGAATCCGTACAGAATCACATCAAATCGGTCAACTGGGttaccagagttgatctgcgggATAAGAAGGTGGAGTACGTGAATGGTTTCGGTTATTTCAAGGATGCCCACAATTTAGTGGCCGTGATGAAAAATCAAACGGAACGGGTGCTGAATACGAAATATGTGGTTATTGCCACTGGCGGTCGTCCACGGTATCCGGATATACCAGGAGCAGTAGAGTACGGTGTCACCAGTGATGATATATTTAGCTTACCGCAGGAACCGGGCAAGACGCTTGTCGTGGGTGCTGGATATATTGGATTGGAGTGCGCAGGTTTTTTGAAAGGATTGGGTTATGATGCCACCGTGATGGTTCGTTCTATTTTGTTAAGAGGATTCGATCAACAGATGGCCAATATGGTTGGTGACGCAATGGTGGAGAAAGGAATTAATTTTCTACATAAAACACAACCTAAGTCAGTCGAAAAGCAAGCCGATGGTCGATTGCTAGTGCATTATGCTTCCGATGATGGCACGGAAGGGTCCGATGTGTACGATACGGTTCTATTTGCCATTGGTCGTACTGCTTGTACTCTGGATTTGAAGCTGGATCAAGCTGGTGTCGTAACGGCGGAAGGTGGAAAGTCCGACAAACTGGAAGTTGATAGCTTTGAAAAAACTAACGTCGACAACATTTTTGCCGTCGGTGATGTACTGTACAAAAGACCAGAGCTGACCCCGGTAGCCATTCACGCAGGTCGACTGTTGGCACGGCGGTTGTTCAACAATCAAACCGATGTTATGGATTACGCGGACGTTGCGACCACCGTTTTCTCTCCACTCGAATATGGCTGCGTGGGAATGAGCGAAGAAGCTGCCGAGGAAAAATTCGGCAAGGACAAGGTGGAAGTGTATCATGCCTACTACAAACCAACGGAGTTCTTCGTTCCCCAGCGCAGTGTTCGGTACTGCTATTTGAAAGCCGTCGCTCTTCTGGAGGGTGACCAGAAGGTTTTGGGACTCCACTTTCTCGGACCAGCTGCCGGTGAGGTAATTCAGGGTTTCGCGGCCGCTCTTAAATCTGGCCTTACGATGAAAATCCTCAAGAACACCGTCGGAATTCATCCCACAGTGGCCGAAGAGTTCACCCGGTTGTTGATCACCAAGAGCTCAGGACTGGATCCTACCCCGGCCACATGCTGCAGCTAA
- the LOC129734043 gene encoding thioredoxin reductase 1, mitochondrial isoform X4: protein MAPINQENFEYDLVVIGGGSGGLACAKEAIQFGAKVAVLDFVKPSPRGTKWGLGGTCVNVGCIPKKLMHQAALLGEAIHDSQPYGWKFTEPESVKHDWATLTESVQNHIKSVNWVTRVDLRDKKVEYVNGFGYFKDAHNLVAVMKNQTERVLNTKYVVIATGGRPRYPDIPGAVEYGVTSDDIFSLPQEPGKTLVVGAGYIGLECAGFLKGLGYDATVMVRSILLRGFDQQMANMVGDAMVEKGINFLHKTQPKSVEKQADGRLLVHYASDDGTEGSDVYDTVLFAIGRTACTLDLKLDQAGVVTAEGGKSDKLEVDSFEKTNVDNIFAVGDVLYKRPELTPVAIHAGRLLARRLFNNQTDVMDYADVATTVFSPLEYGCVGMSEEAAEEKFGKDKVEVYHAYYKPTEFFVPQRSVRYCYLKAVALLEGDQKVLGLHFLGPAAGEVIQGFAAALKSGLTMKILKNTVGIHPTVAEEFTRLLITKSSGLDPTPATCCS, encoded by the exons ATGGCGCCGATAAATC AAGAAAACTTCGAGTATGACTTGGTGGTCATTGGCGGTGGTTCCGGTGGATTGGCCTGCGCTAAGGAAGCTATCCAGTTCGGAGCTAAGGTTGCGGTGTTGGACTTCGTCAAACCTTCGCCCCGCGGCACGAAATGGGGTCTCGGTGGAACGTGTGTTAACGTAGGTTGCATTCCGAAGAAACTGATGCATCAAGCGGCGCTGCTCGGGGAGGCAATTCAT GACTCGCAACCCTATGGGTGGAAGTTTACCGAGCCGGAATCAGTCAAACACGATTGGGCTACGCTAACCGAATCCGTACAGAATCACATCAAATCGGTCAACTGGGttaccagagttgatctgcgggATAAGAAGGTGGAGTACGTGAATGGTTTCGGTTATTTCAAGGATGCCCACAATTTAGTGGCCGTGATGAAAAATCAAACGGAACGGGTGCTGAATACGAAATATGTGGTTATTGCCACTGGCGGTCGTCCACGGTATCCGGATATACCAGGAGCAGTAGAGTACGGTGTCACCAGTGATGATATATTTAGCTTACCGCAGGAACCGGGCAAGACGCTTGTCGTGGGTGCTGGATATATTGGATTGGAGTGCGCAGGTTTTTTGAAAGGATTGGGTTATGATGCCACCGTGATGGTTCGTTCTATTTTGTTAAGAGGATTCGATCAACAGATGGCCAATATGGTTGGTGACGCAATGGTGGAGAAAGGAATTAATTTTCTACATAAAACACAACCTAAGTCAGTCGAAAAGCAAGCCGATGGTCGATTGCTAGTGCATTATGCTTCCGATGATGGCACGGAAGGGTCCGATGTGTACGATACGGTTCTATTTGCCATTGGTCGTACTGCTTGTACTCTGGATTTGAAGCTGGATCAAGCTGGTGTCGTAACGGCGGAAGGTGGAAAGTCCGACAAACTGGAAGTTGATAGCTTTGAAAAAACTAACGTCGACAACATTTTTGCCGTCGGTGATGTACTGTACAAAAGACCAGAGCTGACCCCGGTAGCCATTCACGCAGGTCGACTGTTGGCACGGCGGTTGTTCAACAATCAAACCGATGTTATGGATTACGCGGACGTTGCGACCACCGTTTTCTCTCCACTCGAATATGGCTGCGTGGGAATGAGCGAAGAAGCTGCCGAGGAAAAATTCGGCAAGGACAAGGTGGAAGTGTATCATGCCTACTACAAACCAACGGAGTTCTTCGTTCCCCAGCGCAGTGTTCGGTACTGCTATTTGAAAGCCGTCGCTCTTCTGGAGGGTGACCAGAAGGTTTTGGGACTCCACTTTCTCGGACCAGCTGCCGGTGAGGTAATTCAGGGTTTCGCGGCCGCTCTTAAATCTGGCCTTACGATGAAAATCCTCAAGAACACCGTCGGAATTCATCCCACAGTGGCCGAAGAGTTCACCCGGTTGTTGATCACCAAGAGCTCAGGACTGGATCCTACCCCGGCCACATGCTGCAGCTAA